The DNA region ACCGCGACCAGCTTTTGGAGTTCCTGCGCGCCCGATCGCGCTGCCTGCTGTCGACCACGCGGGCCGACGGCCGCCCGCAGCTCTCCCCGGTCACCTACGGCGTCGACGCCGAGGGCCGGGTCGTCATCTCCACGTATCCCGCGCGGGTCAAGGTCGGCAACATCCGCCGCGACCCGACGGTCTCGGTGTGCGCCCTGTCCGACGACTGGGACGGGCCGTACGCGCAGGTCGACGGGCGGGCTGAGGTCATCGACCTGCCGGACGCGGTGGAGCCGCTGGTGGAGTACTTCCGGGTGATCCGCGGCGAGCACCCGGACTGGGCGGAGTACCGCGCGGCGATGGTTCGGCAGGGCAAGTGCCTGATCCGGGTCACCATCGACCGCTGGGGCCCCATCGCCACCGGCGGCTTCCCGCCAGGCTTGAACCAGTCCTAGGCACTCCCACGGGCCGAGGCGCGCGCGCCCTTATCCCGCCTCGGTAACCGGGGTCCGCTTCGCCAGGGCGTGGTCGACGGCGCGGGCGGCCAGAGCCAGCACGACGAACAGCAGGGCCACGATGAGGCTGTTGAACGCCACCGTGCCGTAGCCGTGGTCGGTCACGTCCAGGAACGGGTACGGATAGAAGTCCACGATCGGGCCGCGGATCAGCGTGAACACCAGGTAGAGCAGCGGGAACAGGGCCGCCAGGACGATCGTCCGGTTGTCGATCAGGCCGCGCGGGCCGAAGACGAGCCAACCCGCGACGGCGAGCAGCGGCGAGGCGGTGTGCAGGAGGAAGTCGGCGACCGCGGCACCGCCCTGCAGGTCGCTGAGGTCGGCGAGGACCGTGTGGTAGACGATGCCGGTGATCGTGATGCCGAGCACGCCCATCAGCCGGAACGCCCGCAAGGCCGTCGAGCGGCGGTCGGGGTCCAGCGCGAGCAGGGCGGTGGTGGCCATCACGATGATGTTGGACTCGATGGTGAAGAAGCACAGCAGGTTGAACAGGCGCCCGGACACGGTGGTGAAGTGCCCGCCGGTGTGGTTCGCGGTGACCACGGTCTGGGTGACCAGACCAGCCAGGACCACCAGCGCGGTGACCCCGAACCACGCGCGCGCGGCTGTTCGTTTCGTCATGGCACGACGGTAGACGGCGGTGACGATCACTCGCCAATCGAAGTCGACCGGCCGAATGACTGATCAATGCGGCAAACGGGTGACGGGGCGTCGCGTTGTGTAACGGAGTGCTCCATTCGGCCGACGAAGTTCGTGTGTCGGTCGAACTGAGGGACCTGGCCTGGGCGAAGGTCAGTGAGACGCGGTCTCCGGAGGAGTCCGGGGCCGCCGTCGGCGCGGACCCGGAGCCGCCATCCCAGGAAGATCAATAACGCGCGCTAACAGCTGCGCAATTCGGCTCGATCCTCCCGCAATTCGGACGCTACGACGCTTGTCCAGGGTGTCGTGCGGCGCCTCGCAATCTATCCGTTATAGTCCGCGGCAACTCGCTAACGGCAGGCGTGTATTGCTCCCGCTTGGCCCTCGGCGACACCACCGACGGTTCAGGACGTTTGCGGAGGCTGCCGTGCGCGCACCCTTGCACGTGACCACACGCGTGACGCGCTCCGCTGTCGTGGTCTCCGCCGTGGGCCGGGTCGACCTGATGTCCGAGGGGCCGTGGCGCGACCAGATCGAGGACGCCTGCGTCGAGGAAAGTCTCAAAACCCTGTTGGTGGTGGACCTGTCCGGGGTGACGTACCTGAGCGTGGGCACGGCGCCGCTGCTGCTGCGGGCGCACCACCACTGCCTGCACCGCGGCAGACGCCTGCGCGTGGCGGTCCCGCCGGGCGCGGTCCTGGGCACCTTGCAGATCACCGGCGTGGCCGAGGCTGTGGCGCTGTTCCGCGACTTGGACTCGGCGCTGCGGCCCGCGGTGTTGTCGTCTTGGTAAGAATGTTGGTCCCAGAAACATATCCGCAACTGGCAAAAAACCGCGAACGGACGAATTGCAAGAGCCCTTTCGAGTGTTTTTCAGAGTCTTGGCCACACAATGAGCCGATCGTGCGTGCTGGTGTACCCGTGAGTCATTCACCTCCGATCTGGTCGCACCCGGTGGCCATCCGCCCGTGATCTTCATTCGGACGGGAGTCCCGTTCGCGTGGGGTCGACAGCGAAGGGTGTGACCTGGGGTAATCACCAGCGGTGATCGTATGGTGACGGATCGTTCAGGCTGGTAGCCGTTGTTCAGCGGTGAGAACCAACCGGAAGGACCTTTCGATGAATCGTCACCTCGTTCGGCTTGTGGCCTCGGTCACGACCGTGAGCGTGCTCTCTCTGGCCGGGGCCGGTATGGCGACCGCGACCACGCCGACGCCCGACCAG from Alloactinosynnema sp. L-07 includes:
- a CDS encoding STAS domain-containing protein, whose translation is MTTRVTRSAVVVSAVGRVDLMSEGPWRDQIEDACVEESLKTLLVVDLSGVTYLSVGTAPLLLRAHHHCLHRGRRLRVAVPPGAVLGTLQITGVAEAVALFRDLDSALRPAVLSSW
- a CDS encoding PPOX class F420-dependent oxidoreductase, with the translated sequence MSPRTATARRPDRDQLLEFLRARSRCLLSTTRADGRPQLSPVTYGVDAEGRVVISTYPARVKVGNIRRDPTVSVCALSDDWDGPYAQVDGRAEVIDLPDAVEPLVEYFRVIRGEHPDWAEYRAAMVRQGKCLIRVTIDRWGPIATGGFPPGLNQS
- a CDS encoding Pr6Pr family membrane protein translates to MTKRTAARAWFGVTALVVLAGLVTQTVVTANHTGGHFTTVSGRLFNLLCFFTIESNIIVMATTALLALDPDRRSTALRAFRLMGVLGITITGIVYHTVLADLSDLQGGAAVADFLLHTASPLLAVAGWLVFGPRGLIDNRTIVLAALFPLLYLVFTLIRGPIVDFYPYPFLDVTDHGYGTVAFNSLIVALLFVVLALAARAVDHALAKRTPVTEAG